The following proteins are encoded in a genomic region of Arachis stenosperma cultivar V10309 chromosome 4, arast.V10309.gnm1.PFL2, whole genome shotgun sequence:
- the LOC130977010 gene encoding AT-rich interactive domain-containing protein 1-like isoform X3 has product MHLSEEEAGDSIESVCDLLDGRKLCRTNRVRCLNPELSGSKKIVDLNSLDRKTNVASVGNLCSRNYAMDRLNNLNGSKTSVADISDAVNSMTGVSDGGKRCDSGDEDSVNKGSSGRKRKRESMSEMLHWILDRAENPCDPAMGSMPEKSKWKSYGSEEIWKQALLLREAVYLKSDHPSWQGQRMHPCMYDDQVGANYNLRERLKTDKKSTSGDGSSHAGGTEGGSERSPTPHSSAEKWSLDVPATMPIPIGPAHQAEVPEWTGMAVESDSKWFGNQIWPAAKVNTNLIERDPIGAGRKDSCGCQFQGSVECIQFHVAQKRAKLKLELGDAFYMWNLHKTGEDVRRLWTEDEEKKFKDVVKANPLSHETCFWEQIFKSFPTKSREDLVSYYFNVFLLQRRGYQNRNTPNDINSDDDEAEYGPLKNSFGHNTDNPRTTLLSPKKPKTKGR; this is encoded by the exons ATGCATTTAAG CGAAGAAGAGGCGGGAGATAGTATCGAGAGTGTGTGCGACTTACTAGATGGGAGAAAGTTGTGTAGAACTAATAGAGTTAGGTGCTTGAATCCAGAGCTCAGTGGTTCCAAGAAAATTGTTGATTTGAACTCACTGGACCGGAAGACAAATGTGGCTAGTGTTGGAAACTTATGCAGCCGTAATTATGCAATGGATAGACTCAACAATTTGAATGGAAGTAAAACATCAGTAGCGGATATATCTGATGCAGTAAACAGCATGACTGGAGTTTCGGATGGTGGCAAGAGGTGTGATAGTGGCGATGAAGATAGTGTTAATAAGGGGAGCTCTGGTCGAAAGAGGAAGAGAGAGTCTATGTCAGAAATGCTGCACTGGATTCTTGATAGGGCTGAGAATCCTTGTGATCCTGCTATGGGTTCAATGCCCGAAAAGTCAAAGTGGAAGTCATATGGTAGTGAAGAGATCTGGAAGCAGGCTTTGTTGCTCCGGGAAGCTGTATATCTGAAAAGTGATCACCCTAGTTGGCAG GGTCAGAGGATGCATCCTTGCATGTATGATGATCAGGTTGGGGCAAACTACAATCTTAGGGAGAGATTAAAAACTGACAAGAAATCAACATCTGGTGATGGCTCTTCACATGCTGGAGGAACAGAGGGAGGTTCCGAGAGAAGTCCAACTCCTCATTCTAGTGCTGAGAAATGGTCACTTGATGTACCTGCCACCATGCCCATTCCTATTGGCCCGGCCCATCAAGCTGAAGTTCCTGAATGGACTGGCATGGCTGTTGAGAGTGATTCAAAATGGTTTGGAAACCAAATATGGCCAGCAGCAAAGGTGAATACCAATCTTATCGAAAGGGATCCCATCGGAGCTGGAAGAAAAGATTCATGTGGCTGCCAATTTCAAGGTTCTGTTGAGTGTATCCAATTCCATGTTGCTCAGAAAAGGGCTAAACTTAAGCTAGAATTGGGTGATGCATTTTACATGTGGAATTTACACAAGACAGGGGAAGATGTTAGGCGATTGTGGACCGAAGACGAAGAGAAGAAGTTTAAGGATGTGGTGAAAGCAAACCCTCTTTCACATGAGACATGTTTTTGGGAACAAATTTTCAAATCGTTTCCTACAAAGAGCAGGGAAGATTTAGTGAGTTACTACTTCAATGTCTTCCTCTTGCAGCGAAGGGGATACCAGAATAGGAATACTCCAAATGACATCAACAGCGACGATGATGAAGCAGAATATGGACCATTGAAGAATTCTTTCGGACATAACACAGATAACCCTCGCACTACCTTATTATCGCCCAAGAAGCCTAAGACAAAGGGAAGATAG
- the LOC130977010 gene encoding AT-rich interactive domain-containing protein 1-like isoform X1 — translation MELQADILLDVCSEEEAGDSIESVCDLLDGRKLCRTNRVRCLNPELSGSKKIVDLNSLDRKTNVASVGNLCSRNYAMDRLNNLNGSKTSVADISDAVNSMTGVSDGGKRCDSGDEDSVNKGSSGRKRKRESMSEMLHWILDRAENPCDPAMGSMPEKSKWKSYGSEEIWKQALLLREAVYLKSDHPSWQGQRMHPCMYDDQVGANYNLRERLKTDKKSTSGDGSSHAGGTEGGSERSPTPHSSAEKWSLDVPATMPIPIGPAHQAEVPEWTGMAVESDSKWFGNQIWPAAKVNTNLIERDPIGAGRKDSCGCQFQGSVECIQFHVAQKRAKLKLELGDAFYMWNLHKTGEDVRRLWTEDEEKKFKDVVKANPLSHETCFWEQIFKSFPTKSREDLVSYYFNVFLLQRRGYQNRNTPNDINSDDDEAEYGPLKNSFGHNTDNPRTTLLSPKKPKTKGR, via the exons ATGGAGTTGCAGGCTGATATATTGTTGGATGTTTGCAGCGAAGAAGAGGCGGGAGATAGTATCGAGAGTGTGTGCGACTTACTAGATGGGAGAAAGTTGTGTAGAACTAATAGAGTTAGGTGCTTGAATCCAGAGCTCAGTGGTTCCAAGAAAATTGTTGATTTGAACTCACTGGACCGGAAGACAAATGTGGCTAGTGTTGGAAACTTATGCAGCCGTAATTATGCAATGGATAGACTCAACAATTTGAATGGAAGTAAAACATCAGTAGCGGATATATCTGATGCAGTAAACAGCATGACTGGAGTTTCGGATGGTGGCAAGAGGTGTGATAGTGGCGATGAAGATAGTGTTAATAAGGGGAGCTCTGGTCGAAAGAGGAAGAGAGAGTCTATGTCAGAAATGCTGCACTGGATTCTTGATAGGGCTGAGAATCCTTGTGATCCTGCTATGGGTTCAATGCCCGAAAAGTCAAAGTGGAAGTCATATGGTAGTGAAGAGATCTGGAAGCAGGCTTTGTTGCTCCGGGAAGCTGTATATCTGAAAAGTGATCACCCTAGTTGGCAG GGTCAGAGGATGCATCCTTGCATGTATGATGATCAGGTTGGGGCAAACTACAATCTTAGGGAGAGATTAAAAACTGACAAGAAATCAACATCTGGTGATGGCTCTTCACATGCTGGAGGAACAGAGGGAGGTTCCGAGAGAAGTCCAACTCCTCATTCTAGTGCTGAGAAATGGTCACTTGATGTACCTGCCACCATGCCCATTCCTATTGGCCCGGCCCATCAAGCTGAAGTTCCTGAATGGACTGGCATGGCTGTTGAGAGTGATTCAAAATGGTTTGGAAACCAAATATGGCCAGCAGCAAAGGTGAATACCAATCTTATCGAAAGGGATCCCATCGGAGCTGGAAGAAAAGATTCATGTGGCTGCCAATTTCAAGGTTCTGTTGAGTGTATCCAATTCCATGTTGCTCAGAAAAGGGCTAAACTTAAGCTAGAATTGGGTGATGCATTTTACATGTGGAATTTACACAAGACAGGGGAAGATGTTAGGCGATTGTGGACCGAAGACGAAGAGAAGAAGTTTAAGGATGTGGTGAAAGCAAACCCTCTTTCACATGAGACATGTTTTTGGGAACAAATTTTCAAATCGTTTCCTACAAAGAGCAGGGAAGATTTAGTGAGTTACTACTTCAATGTCTTCCTCTTGCAGCGAAGGGGATACCAGAATAGGAATACTCCAAATGACATCAACAGCGACGATGATGAAGCAGAATATGGACCATTGAAGAATTCTTTCGGACATAACACAGATAACCCTCGCACTACCTTATTATCGCCCAAGAAGCCTAAGACAAAGGGAAGATAG
- the LOC130977010 gene encoding AT-rich interactive domain-containing protein 1-like isoform X2: MAEEYFSYEEEAGDSIESVCDLLDGRKLCRTNRVRCLNPELSGSKKIVDLNSLDRKTNVASVGNLCSRNYAMDRLNNLNGSKTSVADISDAVNSMTGVSDGGKRCDSGDEDSVNKGSSGRKRKRESMSEMLHWILDRAENPCDPAMGSMPEKSKWKSYGSEEIWKQALLLREAVYLKSDHPSWQGQRMHPCMYDDQVGANYNLRERLKTDKKSTSGDGSSHAGGTEGGSERSPTPHSSAEKWSLDVPATMPIPIGPAHQAEVPEWTGMAVESDSKWFGNQIWPAAKVNTNLIERDPIGAGRKDSCGCQFQGSVECIQFHVAQKRAKLKLELGDAFYMWNLHKTGEDVRRLWTEDEEKKFKDVVKANPLSHETCFWEQIFKSFPTKSREDLVSYYFNVFLLQRRGYQNRNTPNDINSDDDEAEYGPLKNSFGHNTDNPRTTLLSPKKPKTKGR, encoded by the exons ATGGCTGAAGAATATTTCTCATA CGAAGAAGAGGCGGGAGATAGTATCGAGAGTGTGTGCGACTTACTAGATGGGAGAAAGTTGTGTAGAACTAATAGAGTTAGGTGCTTGAATCCAGAGCTCAGTGGTTCCAAGAAAATTGTTGATTTGAACTCACTGGACCGGAAGACAAATGTGGCTAGTGTTGGAAACTTATGCAGCCGTAATTATGCAATGGATAGACTCAACAATTTGAATGGAAGTAAAACATCAGTAGCGGATATATCTGATGCAGTAAACAGCATGACTGGAGTTTCGGATGGTGGCAAGAGGTGTGATAGTGGCGATGAAGATAGTGTTAATAAGGGGAGCTCTGGTCGAAAGAGGAAGAGAGAGTCTATGTCAGAAATGCTGCACTGGATTCTTGATAGGGCTGAGAATCCTTGTGATCCTGCTATGGGTTCAATGCCCGAAAAGTCAAAGTGGAAGTCATATGGTAGTGAAGAGATCTGGAAGCAGGCTTTGTTGCTCCGGGAAGCTGTATATCTGAAAAGTGATCACCCTAGTTGGCAG GGTCAGAGGATGCATCCTTGCATGTATGATGATCAGGTTGGGGCAAACTACAATCTTAGGGAGAGATTAAAAACTGACAAGAAATCAACATCTGGTGATGGCTCTTCACATGCTGGAGGAACAGAGGGAGGTTCCGAGAGAAGTCCAACTCCTCATTCTAGTGCTGAGAAATGGTCACTTGATGTACCTGCCACCATGCCCATTCCTATTGGCCCGGCCCATCAAGCTGAAGTTCCTGAATGGACTGGCATGGCTGTTGAGAGTGATTCAAAATGGTTTGGAAACCAAATATGGCCAGCAGCAAAGGTGAATACCAATCTTATCGAAAGGGATCCCATCGGAGCTGGAAGAAAAGATTCATGTGGCTGCCAATTTCAAGGTTCTGTTGAGTGTATCCAATTCCATGTTGCTCAGAAAAGGGCTAAACTTAAGCTAGAATTGGGTGATGCATTTTACATGTGGAATTTACACAAGACAGGGGAAGATGTTAGGCGATTGTGGACCGAAGACGAAGAGAAGAAGTTTAAGGATGTGGTGAAAGCAAACCCTCTTTCACATGAGACATGTTTTTGGGAACAAATTTTCAAATCGTTTCCTACAAAGAGCAGGGAAGATTTAGTGAGTTACTACTTCAATGTCTTCCTCTTGCAGCGAAGGGGATACCAGAATAGGAATACTCCAAATGACATCAACAGCGACGATGATGAAGCAGAATATGGACCATTGAAGAATTCTTTCGGACATAACACAGATAACCCTCGCACTACCTTATTATCGCCCAAGAAGCCTAAGACAAAGGGAAGATAG